A single Drosophila ananassae strain 14024-0371.13 chromosome 3L, ASM1763931v2, whole genome shotgun sequence DNA region contains:
- the LOC6495970 gene encoding protein 5NUC, producing the protein MWKFIIVALVTFSAVGILSDNFSRVEDHLIVKRQSNFEFIILHNNDMHARFEQTNMKSGTCSKDDAKKNKCCGGYGRVANIVRKYRKAADSGGLPVIFLNAGDVYTGTAWFTIFKHEIVTDFMNKLAPDAISLGNHEFDKNIAGLVPFLNGATYPILACNLNTKGEPDVASSKLAKSTILTVKDVKVGVIGFLTPDTAFLAAKNKLVFYDEIPSINAEAKKLKSQGINILIAVGHSGYKTDQEIAKNCPEVDVVVGAHSHTYLDANKPVADIKDSSPEAVRGPYPTVVVQSSGKKVPVVQAYAFTKYMGKLIVKFDSKGNLKDFSGAPILLGPKMPQEQDMLDLLEKYRPKVEELERTIYGKTNVLLEGGGICRNRECNLGNLISDAMVFTRVSENEGNHWTDAPIGLIQGGGIRASIEKEADRNINGATLMTVLPFENDVMMTRISGKKLMAALEHSATTRLRDSNGGFLQMSGLKVVYDYNNPEGKRVVSALARCSNCSVPVYEPIKEDAKYQVIVLEYVLEGGDGYDLNDDDNPHNERLLLNDINCAINYIKLQQFVYPKMEERITIVESDRASMPRSPFAFLLILITSLQNRFF; encoded by the exons ATGTGGAAATTTATTATCGTCGCGCTCGTCACCTTTTCGGCTGTTGGCATTCTGTCAGACAATTTTTCGCGCGTTGAGGATCATCTGATCGTGAAGCGGCAAAgtaattttgaatttattatccTCCACAACAACGACATGCATGCCAGATTCGAGCAGACGAACATGAAGAGTGGCACCTGTTCCAAGGACGACGCCAAGAAGAATAAGTGCTGTGGGGGATACGGCAGGGTGGCTAACAT AGTTCGCAAATATAGGAAAGCAGCTGACAGTGGCGGTCTACCTGTGATATTTCTGAATGCTGGAGATGTATACACCGGAACAGCCTGGTTCACCATTTTTAAGCACGAGATTGTTACAGATTTTATGAACAAACTGGCACCAGATGCTATT TCTCTGGGTAACCATGAGTTCGATAAAAACATTGCGGGCTTAGTGCCATTTTTGAACGGGGCCACCTATCCCATTTTGGCCTGTAATCTTAACACAAAGGGGGAACCCGACGTCGCATCGTCCAAGCTTGCAAAGTCCACAATCCTAACCGTAAAGGATGTAAAAGTAGGAGTTATTGGCTTTCTTACTCCAGATACCGCATTTTTGGCGGCCAAGAATAAACTTGTGTTCTACGATGAGATTCCTTCCATAAA CGCTGAGGCAAAGAAACTGAAGAGTCAGggaattaatattttaattgctGTGGGCCACTCTGGTTACAAAACGGACCAGGAGATTGCCAAGAATTGCCCTGAGGTGGATGTGGTCGTCGGTGCGCACTCCCACACTTATCTGGATGCCAATAAGCCGGTGGCGGATATCAAGGATAGTTCGCCCGAAGCGGTCCGGGGTCCCTATCCCACGGTTGTGGTCCAGAGTAGTGGGAAAAAGGTACCAGTGGTGCAGGCATATGCCTTTACCAAATATATGGGCAAACTTATAGTGAAG TTTGATTCCAAAGGCAATCTCAAAGACTTCAGTGGCGCGCCGATATTGCTGGGACCCAAAATGCCACAGGAGCAGGATATGCTTGATTTACTCGAAAAGTATCGTCCCAAGGTCGAGGAGTTAGAAAGGACCATATATGGGAAAACAAATGTATTGCTTGAGGGTGGAGGCATTTGCCGCAATCGGGAGTGCAACTTGGGAAATTTGATCTCTGATGCCATGGTGTTCACGCGAGTATCGGAAAATGAGGGCAATCACTGGACGGACGCACCTATTGGCTTAATTCAAGGGGGAG GAATAAGAGCGTCTATTGAAAAGGAAGCCGACAGAAACATAAATGGTGCCACTTTGATGACAGTCCTACCATTTGAAAACGACGTGATGATGACCAGAATCAGTGGAAAGAAGCTTATGGCTGCTTTGGAGCATTCAGCCACGACCAGACTTCGAGACTCGAATGGGGGATTCCTTCAAATGTCTGGTTTAAAGGTGGTGTACGACTACAATAATCCAGAAGGAAAACGAGTGGTGTCAGCCTTGGCTCGGTGCTCCAACTGCTCGGTGCCGGTCTATGAACCCATAAAGGAGGACGCCAAGTACCAGGTGATTGTTTTAGAATACGTCCTGGAAGGAGGTGATGGATATGATCTAAACGATGATGATAATCCCCATAATGAGCGCCTGTTGTTGAACGACATCAATTGCGCCATAAATTACATTAAGCTTCAACAATTCGTGTACCCCAAGATGGAGGAACGAATAACGATTGTGGAAAGCGACAGAGCTTCCATGCCAAGAAGTCCTTTTGCCTTTTTGCTAATACTAATAACCTCCCTTCAGAATAGGTTTTTTTAA
- the LOC6495972 gene encoding protein 5NUC, with translation MLPPPLQCIILLFLLKWIHGVKFTLLHTNDMHSWFDPISAKGGKCLPGDDEQGLCFGGFGRVATAVQKARSSGPTIYLNAGDSFQGTPWFSVYRGKMVAELLNMLAPDAMALGVHEFDDGVDKLVEFLQTVNFPVVSGTLNLTNEPTLEACENLMDYKILKLNKTRIGIVGYIRSDTKQRTQPNNVIYKREVSSINKITKRLIQNEVNIIIALGHSGYQTDMDIALRCPDVDIVVGGQSHTFLYTGKAPHTDIAEGPYPTIVIKPDGRKVLVLQAYAYTKYLGKIHLEFDRGGNLLTFKGNPVLLDSTFKASQDIQDYLQKYRQVISDMEDHVVGTTTVFLNGDRKSCGLGECNFGNFIADSFVYARVLETMRDRSSWTDASIGIVNAGAIRASIEPGETGAITEADVVMVLPFSQHLFYTKISGTQLMRALEHSAYLRSTDNTGGFLQVSGLRLKYNYSHPKGQRITEIKALCSSCQIPHYENVITEDYYGIVLTSFLVHGGDGYNFIDTHNPTVQNLSILDRNAVIRYLQEHKVIYPEREERIMMQERMYRSSSGRRGLVAAVLFATFLYLASK, from the exons atgctACCTCCCCCACTGCAATGCATTATACTGCTCTTCCTTCTGAAATGGATCCATGGTGTAAAGTTCACTCTGTTGCATACCAACGACATGCACTCGTGGTTCGATCCGATTTCCGCTAAAGGAGGAAAATGCCTTCCCGGTGATGATGAACAAGGTCTGTGTTTTGGAGGATTTGGTCGAGTGGCCACCGC TGTACAGAAAGCCAGGAGTTCAGGACCAACCATATACTTGAATGCTGGGGACTCTTTCCAGGGAACTCCCTGGTTTTCAGTCTACAGAGGAAAAATGGTGGCTGAGCTCTTAAATATGCTGGCACCAGATGCCATG gCTCTTGGAGTTCATGAGTTCGATGATGGCGTTGATAAGCTGGTCGAATTCCTGCAAACTGTGAACTTTCCAGTGGTCAGTGGTACTTTAAACCTGACCAATGAGCCCACCTTGGAAGCTTGCGAAAACTTGATGgattataaaatattgaagTTGAATAAAACGCGAATTGGAATTGTCGGATATATTAGATCAGATACCAAACAACGCACTCAGCCGAATAATGTGATCTACAAAAGGGAGGTTTCATCCATTAA TAAAATAACCAAAAGACTAATCCAGAATGAGGTGAATATTATAATTGCCCTGGGTCACTCGGGCTATCAAACGGATATGGACATAGCCCTGCGTTGTCCCGATGTGGACATCGTAGTGGGCGGACAATCGCACACTTTTTTGTATACGGGAAAGGCCCCTCATACAGACATAGCCGAGGGTCCTTATCCCACCATAGTGATCAAGCCCGATGGCAGGAAAGTATTGGTTTTGCAAGCTTATGCTTATACCAAGTATCTGGGCAAGATTCATTTGGAA TTCGATAGAGGAGGCAATCTTCTTACCTTTAAAGGAAACCCAGTCCTTTTGGATAGCACCTTCAAGGCCAGTCAGGATATCCAGGATTATCTCCAGAAATACCGTCAGGTCATTAGCGACATGGAGGACCATGTGGTGGGCACTACCACGGTGTTCCTGAATGGCGACCGGAAGAGCTGTGGCCTGGGAGAGTGTAACTTTGGGAATTTCATAGCCGATAGCTTTGTTTATGCCAGGGTCTTGGAGACGATGAGAGATCGGAGCTCCTGGACAGATGCCTCCATTGGAATAGTCAATGCGGGAG CCATTCGCGCCTCCATCGAGCCAGGAGAAACGGGTGCCATTACAGAGGCCGATGTGGTAATGGTTCTACCTTTTAGCCAGCATCTGTTCTACACCAAAATCAGCGGCACTCAGTTGATGAGGGCTCTGGAGCACTCCGCCTATTTGCGCTCCACAGACAACACCGGGGGCTTCCTTCAGGTGTCCGGCCTCCGGCTGAAGTACAACTACAGCCATCCCAAGGGACAGAGAATAACGGAGATTAAGGCCCTGTGTTCCTCCTGTCAGATTCCTCACTACGAGAACGTCATCACCGAAGACTATTATGGCATAGTCCTAACCTCGTTTTTGGTCCACGGAGGCGATGGCTATAACTTCATTGATACCCACAACCCGACCGTTCAGAACCTAAGCATTCTGGACCGGAATGCTGTAATCCGGTATCTGCAGGAGCACAAGGTCATCTATCCGGAACGAGAGGAACGCATCATGATGCAGGAGAGAATGTATCGCAGTTCCTCTGGCCGCAGGGGTCTAGTTGCAGCCGTTTTATTTGCCACATTTCTCTACTTGGCCAGTAAATGA
- the LOC6495969 gene encoding protein 5NUC isoform X1 — protein MFFWRGVYMASIFILAINLPKVHLNYKDTEFIILYNGTWDWEWTGNGQSSSGSALNSSKVLTRQTLLIHKDRKVSQENGIPVFYLCPGEAKSKILEEKGFKMGVIGYLTSANRPLIPSNSGKYGDETAFIKSEAEKLKAQGINIIIALGRFDYQTDQDIARTCAEVDLILRPETITVVHKRGKKIPLVKTYFCSKCVAKIQVKFDTFGNIKDFRADPILLNDKDRKHSFVEIYRSKRAENSSSSGSTKLLLKAATCKEEECLLGNFMTDAMVYARMLEDKGGKYWTDAPIALLHAGAIKGSISKGTISADTINSVLPEVEDLMVIQMSGEILWKALEYSAEVRLQANKDGFLQVSGLMVTTNFRGPKGKRIESVNILCAECEVPAFEPLDESLTYNVIVPASLVNGCEGHDFGQDANSTQKKMRWNNRKAIMEYAKRCNIVIAEIEGRLGDKYSQTSIASVIVVSIKNIIFLYLLTKLL, from the exons atgtttttttggcGGGGCGTGTATATGGCCTCCATCTTTATTTTGGCAATAAATCTGCCAAAAGttcatttaaattataagGACACTGAGTTCATTATCCTGTATAACGGAACTTGGGATTGGGAGTGGACTGGGAATGGACAATCTAGTTCCGGATCCGCTCTAAACAGTTCTAAAGTTTTGACGAGGCAGACTTTATT AATTCACAAAGATCGTAAGGTGTCACAGGAAAATGGTATTCCTGTTTTTTACCTTTGTCCTGGTGAGGCCAAGTCTAAAATTTTGGAAGAGAAAGGGTTCAAGATGGGTGTGATCGGATATTTAACATCTGCCAACCGACCCCTAATCCCCAGTAATTCCGGAAAATACGGAGATGAAACAGCTTTTATAAA ATCTGAGGCTGAGAAACTGAAGGCTCAGGGCATTAATATCATAATTGCCTTGGGTCGTTTCGATTACCAAACCGATCAGGATATCGCTAGAACTTGTGCAGAGGTGGACCTTATTCTAAGACCTGAAACCATTACAGTGGTTCATAAGAGAGGCAAGAAAATTCCTTTggttaaaacatatttttgttccAAGTGTGTGGCTAAAATTCAAGTGAAG TTTGATACTTTTGGCAATATTAAAGATTTTAGGGCAGATCCTATTTTACTTAATGATAAGGATAGAAAGCATTCTTTTGTAGAAATATATCGTTCGAAACGGGCGGAAAATAGTTCTTCCTCTGGCAGTACTAAGTTACTTCTCAAAGCGGCGACCTGCAAGGAGGAAGAGTGCCTCCTGGGAAATTTCATGACGGACGCCATGGTCTATGCCCGTATGTTGGAGGACAAGGGCGGCAAGTACTGGACAGATGCACCGATCGCCTTGTTACATGCAGGAG CAATAAAAGGTTCAATATCTAAGGGAACCATTAGTGCCGATACTATAAACAGTGTTCTGCCAGAGGTAGAGGATCTGATGGTCATTCAGATGAGTGGAGAGATACTTTGGAAAGCCCTCGAGTACTCGGCCGAAGTGAGGTTGCAGGCGAACAAGGATGGATTCCTTCAGGTGTCTGGTCTGATGGTCACGACCAATTTTAGGGGTCCAAAAGGCAAGAGAATCGAATCTGTGAATATATTGTGCGCCGAATGCGAAGTTCCCGCCTTCGAACCCCTCGACGAAAGTTTGACCTACAACGTGATTGTTCCAGCTTCCCTCGTGAATGGCTGTGAAGGACACGATTTTGGTCAGGACGCGAATTCCACGCAGAAGAAAATGCGTTGGAATAATAGGAAAGCTATCATGGAATATGCAAAACGGTGCAATATTGTCATTGCGGAGATCGAGGGGCGTCTCGGAGATAAGTACTCCCAAACCTCAATAGCATCCGTTATCGTAGtctctataaaaaatataatatttttatatttgctAACAAAATTGTTGTAG
- the LOC6495968 gene encoding protein 5NUC: protein MSSARSLIIATGFLLVALILPPVRPNPFAPRAEVATEFIILHNNDMHARFEQTNVNSGTCSEEDANTNQCYGGFARVAYEVRKYRKEAQEGGTPVFYLNAGDTYTGTAWFTIFKDKIASAFLNMLSPDAISLGNHEFDENVAGLVPFLNNVSFPVLACNLNLTKEPELLAAKQLVNSTVLETNGVKIGVIGYLTPDTKTLAEKNNVEYNEEIVSINAEAEKLKAQGINIIIALGHSGYQKDQEIAKNCPEVDIVIGGHSHTFLDASQPVADPTDTNPEAVRGPYPTTVVQDSGKKVPVVQAYAYTKYLGKIHVQFDAAGNLIEFDGAPILLNASVAQDQELLNLLEEYRPGVEELEKTVYGYTKVFLEGGNICRMRECNLGNLITDAMIFSRVLENKGGEFWTDASIALMQGGGIRASIEKESEGAITGSALLTVLPFDNDLFVTRISGSTLLAVLEHSAVVREQDSNGGFLQMSGLKIIYNFNNAVGQRVVSAQALCAECAVPSYKNVNETALYNIIIPSFLLEGGDGFNFTEESDAFTERLLRNDLNSTMEYLKQRHYVYPEIEERIVIRERVDTGSASGIVASVTLLLLSSLLTRFF from the exons ATGTCATCTGCCCGGAGTCTCATCATTGCCACTGGCTTCCTGCTTGTGGCTCTTATTCTGCCGCCAGTTCGCCCCAATCCCTTTGCGCCCCGAGCCGAGGTGGCCACCGAATTCATTATCCTCCACAACAATGACATGCACGCCCGGTTCGAGCAGACCAACGTGAACAGCGGCACCTGCTCCGAGGAGGATGCCAACACGAATCAGTGCTATGGAGGCTTTGCCAGAGTGGCCTACGA GGTTCGGAAGTATCGCAAGGAAGCCCAGGAGGGCGGCACTCCAGTCTTTTATCTAAACGCTGGAGATACTTACACTGGAACTGCGTGGTTCACCATTTTCAAGGACAAGATCGCCAGTGCCTTCCTCAATATGTTGTCTCCTGACGCCATT TCCCTGGGCAACCATGAATTCGATGAGAATGTTGCTGGTCTGGTGCCCTTCCTTAACAATGTCTCCTTCCCCGTTCTGGCCTGCAACCTGAACCTGACCAAGGAACCCGAACTATTGGCTGCCAAGCAGTTGGTCAACTCCACAGTTCTGGAGACCAATGGGGTTAAGATTGGTGTGATTGGTTACCTGACCCCGGACACCAAAACCTTGGCAGAAAAGAACAATGTGGAGTACAACGAAGAGATTGTTTCCATCAA CGCTGAAGCTGAAAAACTAAAGGCCCAGGGCATTAATATCATCATTGCTTTGGGTCACTCTGGCTACCAGAAGGACCAGGAAATCGCCAAGAACTGCCCAGAGGTGGACATCGTGATTGGTGGACATTCGCATACTTTCCTGGATGCCAGTCAGCCCGTGGCCGATCCCACAGATACCAATCCCGAGGCGGTGCGAGGTCCCTATCCTACCACAGTGGTTCAGGACAGTGGCAAGAAGGTGCCGGTGGTTCAGGCCTATGCTTACACCAAGTACCTTGGCAAGATTCATGTGCAG TTTGATGCCGCTGGAAATCTCATCGAGTTCGATGGCGCTCCGATCCTTCTGAATGCTTCCGTGGCTCAGGACCAGGAACTGCTGAACCTTTTGGAGGAATACCGTCCTGGCGTGGAGGAGCTGGAGAAAACCGTTTATGGCTATACCAAGGTGTTTCTAGAGGGCGGAAACATCTGCCGGATGAGGGAGTGCAATCTCGGTAATCTGATCACCGATGCCATGATCTTTTCTCGAGTCCTGGAGAACAAGGGAGGCGAGTTCTGGACGGATGCTTCTATTGCCTTGATGCAGGGAGGAGGTATTCGAGCATCCATCGAAAAGGAAAGTGAGGGAGCCATCACTGGCAGCGCTCTGCTTACCGTTCTTCCCTTCGACAACGATTTGTTTGTAACCAGGATTAGTGGATCGACCCTTCTGGCCGTTTTGGAGCACTCGGCTGTTGTCAGGGAGCAGGACTCCAATGGCGGATTCCTGCAGATGTCTGGCCTTAAAATCATATACAACTTCAACAATGCCGTAGGACAGCGAGTGGTCTCTGCCCAGGCACTCTGTGCTGAGTGCGCCGTTCCCTCCTACAAGAACGTCAATGAGACTGCCCTCTACAATATCATCATACCCTCTTTCCTGCTGGAAGGAGGCGATGGCTTCAACTTCACCGAAGAGTCAGATGCCTTCACCGAACGCCTGCTGCGTAATGATCTCAATTCCACCATGGAGTATTTGAAACAGCGGCACTATGTCTATCCGGAGATTGAGGAGCGAATTGTGATCAGGGAAAGGGTCGATACGGGTTCGGCTTCCGGAATCGTGGCTTCCGTAACCCTGCTCCTGCTGTCCTCCCTGCTGACCAGATTCTTCTAG
- the LOC6495969 gene encoding protein 5NUC isoform X2: MEIFCVRYYIIVGLWLLGVLAPVVRLETEEPKDIEFIILHNNDMHSRFEQTNARCGNCLMEDARQNKCYGGFARVAHIVRKYRKEAQAGGTPVIYLNAGDTYSGKSWFTIYKHKIVSDFLNKLSPDAICLGNHEFDHNIQGLVPFLNAVTFPVVACNLDVSREPNLAASKQLSKSTILNVNGVMVGIIGYITPDTKFWTPRNSAKFLDEVVSINAEAERLKENGVNIIIALGHSGYEKDMEIAKDCPEVDIVVGGHSHTYLDANKPVARLSDTNPEAVRGPYPTTVVQDSGKKVPVVQVYAFTKYMGFLRVKFDKEGNLEEFSGAPILLGPNISEEIDVLYLLEEYRPKVEELEKRINAKMGDTKLLLKAATCKEEECLLGNFMTDAMVYARMLEDKGGKYWTDAPIALLHAGAIKGSISKGTISADTINSVLPEVEDLMVIQMSGEILWKALEYSAEVRLQANKDGFLQVSGLMVTTNFRGPKGKRIESVNILCAECEVPAFEPLDESLTYNVIVPASLVNGCEGHDFGQDANSTQKKMRWNNRKAIMEYAKRCNIVIAEIEGRLGDKYSQTSIASVIVVSIKNIIFLYLLTKLL, from the exons ATGGAAATATTCTGTGTAAGATATTATATCATTGTGGGTTTATGGCTTTTGGGCGTACTTGCGCCAGTGGTTCGTCTGGAAACGGAAGAGCCAAAGGACATCGAGTTCATTATCCTGCACAACAATGATATGCACTCTAGATTCGAACAGACAAACGCAAGATGTGGAAACTGTCTGATGGAGGATGCTCGTCAAAATAAATGCTATGGAGGCTTTGCCAGAGTGGCTCATAT TGTTAGAAAGTACCGCAAAGAAGCTCAAGCTGGGGGTACTCCAGTTATTTATCTGAATGCCGGAGATACGTATTCGGGAAAATCATGGTTTACGATTTACAAACacaaaattgtcagcgatttCCTCAACAAACTATCCCCGGATGCCATC TGCCTGGGCAACCATGAGTTCGATCATAATATTCAGGGTCTAGTACCTTTCTTAAATGCCGTCACTTTTCCCGTCGTGGCCTGCAATCTCGATGTGAGTAGGGAACCCAATTTGGCCGCCTCCAAGCAACTGTCCAAGTCCACCATCTTGAATGTTAATGGTGTAATGGTTGGTATAATTGGCTATATCACACCTGATACCAAATTCTGGACACCCAGAAATTCTGCGAAATTCTTAGATGAAGTTGTTTCCATTAA CGCTGAAGCCGAACGACTCAAGGAAAATGGAGTTAATATAATCATTGCCTTGGGTCATTCTGGTTACGAGAAGGATATGGAAATAGCCAAGGACTGCCCCGAAGTGGACATTGTGGTAGGAGGACACTCGCACACCTATTTGGATGCCAACAAGCCGGTGGCCAGGCTCTCTGACACTAATCCCGAGGCGGTGCGAGGTCCTTACCCCACCACAGTGGTTCAGGACAGTGGAAAGAAAGTGCCTGTGGTTCAAGTGTACGCTTTTACCAAATACATGGGCTTCCTTCGTGTGAAG TTCGACAAGGAGGGCAATCTTGAGGAGTTCAGTGGCGCTCCAATCCTGTTAGGTCCTAATATCTCTGAGGAAATAGATGTTCTGTATTTATTGGAAGAGTATCGTCCTAAAGTTGAAGAGCTGGAGAAAAGGATTAACGCCAAAATGGGAGA TACTAAGTTACTTCTCAAAGCGGCGACCTGCAAGGAGGAAGAGTGCCTCCTGGGAAATTTCATGACGGACGCCATGGTCTATGCCCGTATGTTGGAGGACAAGGGCGGCAAGTACTGGACAGATGCACCGATCGCCTTGTTACATGCAGGAG CAATAAAAGGTTCAATATCTAAGGGAACCATTAGTGCCGATACTATAAACAGTGTTCTGCCAGAGGTAGAGGATCTGATGGTCATTCAGATGAGTGGAGAGATACTTTGGAAAGCCCTCGAGTACTCGGCCGAAGTGAGGTTGCAGGCGAACAAGGATGGATTCCTTCAGGTGTCTGGTCTGATGGTCACGACCAATTTTAGGGGTCCAAAAGGCAAGAGAATCGAATCTGTGAATATATTGTGCGCCGAATGCGAAGTTCCCGCCTTCGAACCCCTCGACGAAAGTTTGACCTACAACGTGATTGTTCCAGCTTCCCTCGTGAATGGCTGTGAAGGACACGATTTTGGTCAGGACGCGAATTCCACGCAGAAGAAAATGCGTTGGAATAATAGGAAAGCTATCATGGAATATGCAAAACGGTGCAATATTGTCATTGCGGAGATCGAGGGGCGTCTCGGAGATAAGTACTCCCAAACCTCAATAGCATCCGTTATCGTAGtctctataaaaaatataatatttttatatttgctAACAAAATTGTTGTAG
- the LOC6495971 gene encoding protein 5NUC, producing MQSHWLSWLWVLLLCYQVTANPVPRNPKVATEFIILHNNDMHARFEQTSVNSGICSPEDAHTNNCYGGFARVAYEVRKYRKEAKEGGTSVLYLNAGDTYTGTAWFTIFKDKIASAFLNKLEPDAISLGNHEFDERVEGLIPFLNEVNFPVLACNLDLSKVPELKATKHLAHSAILEANGTKIGVIGYLTPDTKKLTLHMDVDFNEEVESINIEAKKLKAQGIKIIIALGHSGYAKDQEIAEKCPDVDIVIGGHTNTFLFSGPQPDVDHIDGPYPTIIKQKSGKEVPVVQAYAYTKYLGKLHVQFDAEGNLIEWDGSPILLNASVAQEKDLLELLEFYRPNVTALEKDIRGYTKVSLEGRKQICRAMECNLGNLVADAMVFNRMVEDQGGDFWTDAAIAFMQGGGIRSSIEKRSDGSITDNDILSVLPWGNKLFMTPMTGKSIRRALEHGASLMGKDSDGGFLQVSGIHVVIDARKPEGQRVVSVQVRCAACSIPSYSDLNDTVSYNVIVGEFLLDGGDGHIIKDGVHQAVRLPRNDKEAVSFYLQEQKYVYPEVEGRIVVLSSPSSGHGIFGSVVLLFISSFILRLFI from the exons ATGCAATCGCATTGGCTCTCCTGGCTCTGGGTTCTCCTACTCTGCTATCAAGTGACGGCAAATCCTGTTCCCAGGAATCCCAAGGTGGCCACCGAGTTCATTATCCTTCACAACAATGACATGCACGCGAGATTCGAGCAAACCAGTGTAAACAGTGGCATTTGTTCACCCGAGGATGCCCACACAAATAATTGCTATGGAGGATTCGCCAGAGTGGCCTATGA GGTTCGTAAATACCGCAAGGAAGCTAAGGAGGGCGGTACATCCGTACTATATCTCAACGCTGGAGATACCTATACGGGAACTGCCTGGTTTACCATTTTCAAGGATAAAATTGCCAGTGCCTTCCTCAACAAGCTGGAGCCAGATGCTATA TCTTTAGGAAACCACGAATTCGATGAGAGGGTAGAGGGTCTAATACCCTTCCTTAATGAGGTCAACTTTCCAGTATTGGCCTGTAATCTGGATCTGAGCAAAGTGCCCGAACTCAAGGCCACAAAGCACTTGGCCCACTCTGCCATCCTGGAGGCTAATGGCACCAAGATCGGTGTGATTGGCTACCTCACTCCCGACACCAAGAAACTTACTCTCCATATGGATGTGGACTTTAACGAGGAAGTGGAGTCTATCAA TATTGAAGCTAAAAAACTGAAAGCTCAGggcattaaaattattatagcaTTGGGTCACTCCGGCTATGCCAAAGATCAGGAGATAGCTGAGAAGTGTCCGGATGTGGACATTGTGATTGGTGGCCACACCAACACTTTCCTGTTCTCCGGTCCCCAGCCAGATGTGGATCACATTGATGGTCCTTATCCCACAATAATTAAGCAAAAGAGCGGAAAGGAGGTGCCCGTGGTGCAAGCCTATGCCTATACCAAGTATCTAGGAAAGCTCCATGTTCAG TTTGACGCTGAAGGCAACCTGATTGAATGGGATGGTTCTCCTATTCTTCTAAATGCCTCAGTGGCTCAGGAGAAGGATCTGCTAGAGTTGCTTGAGTTCTATCGTCCCAATGTCACTGCCTTGGAGAAGGACATCAGAGGATACACCAAGGTGAGCTTGGAGGGACGCAAACAGATATGCCGGGCTATGGAGTGCAACTTGGGGAATCTGGTGGCCGATGCCATGGTATTCAACCGAATGGTGGAAGATCAGGGCGGCGATTTCTGGACAGATGCTGCGATTGCTTTCATGCAGGGAGGAG GTATTCGCAGCTCCATTGAAAAACGATCTGATGGGTCCATAACCGACAACGATATTCTCTCCGTTCTGCCCTGGGGAAACAAGCTCTTCATGACTCCCATGACGGGAAAATCGATTCGAAGGGCTCTAGAGCATGGAGCTAGTTTGATGGGCAAGGATTCGGATGGTGGTTTCCTTCAAGTCTCCGGAATTCATGTGGTTATTGATGCCAGAAAACCGGAGGGACAGCGAGTTGTTTCCGTCCAGGTGCGATGTGCGGCCTGTAGTATCCCGTCCTATAGCGACCTCAACGATACTGTCAGCTACAATGTGATTGTGGGCGAGTTCCTCTTGGACGGCGGAGATGGTCACATAATCAAGGATGGAGTTCATCAGGCAGTTCGGCTGCCACGAAATGACAAGGAAGCAGTTTCATTTTATCTCCAGGAACAGAAGTACGTTTATCCAGAGGTGGAGGGTCGCATCGTTGTGTTGAGTTCACCTTCGAGCGGACATGGAATCTTTGGTTCGGTTGTCCTTCTATTCATTTCGTCATTTATCTTGCGATTGTTTATTTAA